The following are encoded together in the Mesoterricola sediminis genome:
- a CDS encoding polysaccharide biosynthesis tyrosine autokinase encodes MSPTSSPSTPPPRRPVRTAEPEALPLGDWLADLWSGRWLILGCTAVFTLGGGFLIWRATPIFQAESILQLKEKPGPGQDTSAVSKLDATGQELTEPGTEVEILKTDLILGRTVQALDLDLRAEPKLLPLIGAPLIRGRADAPILDLETLKVPERLNGKVFRVTALPGGAFQWSSPSGAPLAIGRPGEEIQGLVDGDVVRLKVKAMTARPGQVFRVFRKPLPAAIADLRRGFDASERGKGTNVLALTFRGPHPVKTANILNAIVNQYIQYKLDKRTGDATKTRALLEAKMAPLKASLDAAEARLNAYRTKYGSVDLSKEAETLLLQGANLNSQITALEQKKQETLRTYKENADVVVTMNKQIEKLKAEAAGFQARMRSLPSTQQEVVRLSRDVQVNTELYTALMNSVQQLQVTGAADVGAIAIVVPAAVNPEPIGARGSVLLAFYASLGFMAGIALTVLRHLLHPGIKDHRLVESKLGIPVLVTVPHSRDQEGHARSLEQRRKGVHLLAYQNADDLAVESLRSLRTSLLFMLRDKHPRTLMVTGPSPGVGKSFLSTNLALILTQTGTRVLLVDADLRRGILHAYFGLPTRQGGLSDVLTGRAPWRELVKETAVAGLDVLPTGLIPGDSAKLLLTETFRTFVEEAGAAYDYVIFDVPPLLPVTDAILIGAFMETTLLVAKFGKTSLDELAVCQQRLEAHEIKVAGCIFNDIEPLGLGYGHQDYTYAYHYKYK; translated from the coding sequence ATGAGCCCTACGTCCAGTCCGTCCACCCCCCCACCCCGGCGTCCCGTCCGCACCGCGGAACCTGAAGCCCTGCCCCTGGGCGACTGGCTCGCCGACCTCTGGTCCGGGCGCTGGCTCATCCTCGGCTGCACCGCCGTGTTCACCCTGGGCGGAGGCTTCCTCATCTGGCGGGCCACACCCATCTTCCAGGCCGAGAGCATCCTGCAGCTCAAGGAAAAGCCCGGGCCGGGCCAGGACACCTCCGCCGTCTCGAAGCTGGACGCCACGGGCCAGGAGCTCACCGAGCCGGGCACCGAAGTGGAGATCCTCAAGACGGACCTGATCCTGGGCCGGACCGTCCAGGCCCTGGACCTGGACCTGCGGGCCGAGCCCAAGCTCCTGCCCCTCATCGGGGCCCCCCTCATCCGGGGCCGCGCCGACGCCCCGATCCTGGACCTGGAAACCCTCAAGGTGCCCGAGCGCCTCAATGGCAAGGTGTTCCGGGTCACGGCCCTGCCGGGCGGCGCCTTCCAGTGGTCCTCCCCCTCCGGCGCCCCCCTCGCCATCGGGCGCCCCGGCGAGGAGATCCAGGGCCTCGTGGACGGCGACGTGGTCCGGCTCAAGGTCAAGGCCATGACGGCCCGCCCCGGCCAGGTCTTCCGGGTCTTCCGCAAGCCGCTGCCGGCGGCCATCGCCGACCTCCGCAGGGGCTTCGACGCCTCCGAGCGCGGGAAGGGCACCAACGTGCTCGCCCTCACCTTCCGCGGCCCCCATCCGGTCAAGACCGCGAACATCCTCAACGCCATCGTCAACCAGTACATCCAGTACAAGCTCGACAAGAGGACCGGGGACGCCACCAAGACCCGGGCGCTGCTGGAGGCCAAGATGGCGCCCCTCAAGGCCAGCCTCGACGCCGCCGAGGCCCGCCTCAACGCCTACCGGACCAAGTACGGCTCCGTGGACCTGTCCAAGGAGGCCGAGACCCTCCTCCTCCAGGGGGCCAACCTCAACAGCCAGATCACGGCCCTGGAGCAGAAGAAGCAGGAGACGCTGCGCACCTACAAGGAGAACGCGGACGTCGTCGTGACGATGAACAAGCAGATCGAGAAGCTGAAGGCCGAGGCCGCGGGGTTCCAGGCGCGGATGCGCAGCCTCCCCTCGACCCAGCAGGAAGTGGTCCGCCTCAGCCGGGACGTCCAGGTCAACACGGAGCTCTACACCGCGCTGATGAACAGCGTCCAGCAGCTCCAGGTGACCGGCGCCGCGGACGTGGGGGCCATCGCCATCGTCGTGCCCGCGGCCGTGAACCCCGAGCCCATCGGCGCCCGGGGCTCGGTCCTGCTCGCCTTCTACGCCAGCCTCGGCTTCATGGCCGGGATCGCCCTGACCGTCCTCCGCCACCTCCTGCACCCCGGCATCAAGGACCACCGGCTCGTCGAGTCCAAGCTCGGCATCCCGGTCCTGGTGACGGTGCCCCACAGCCGGGACCAGGAGGGCCACGCCAGGTCCCTGGAGCAGCGGCGGAAGGGCGTGCACCTCCTCGCCTACCAGAACGCCGACGACCTCGCGGTGGAGAGCCTCCGCAGCCTGCGGACCTCGCTCCTCTTCATGCTGCGGGACAAGCATCCCCGCACCCTCATGGTCACGGGACCCAGCCCGGGAGTCGGCAAGTCCTTCCTGAGCACGAACCTCGCCCTGATCCTCACCCAGACCGGCACCCGGGTGCTCCTGGTGGACGCCGATCTCCGGCGCGGCATCCTCCACGCCTACTTCGGCCTGCCCACGCGGCAGGGGGGCCTCTCCGACGTGCTGACGGGGCGCGCCCCCTGGCGCGAGCTCGTGAAGGAGACCGCCGTCGCGGGCCTCGACGTCCTGCCCACCGGCCTCATCCCCGGGGATTCCGCCAAGCTGCTCCTCACCGAGACGTTCAGGACCTTCGTGGAGGAGGCGGGCGCGGCCTACGACTACGTCATCTTCGACGTTCCGCCCCTCCTGCCGGTCACCGACGCCATCCTCATCGGCGCCTTCATGGAGACCACCCTCCTGGTGGCGAAGTTCGGCAAGACCTCCCTGGACGAGCTCGCCGTCTGCCAGCAGCGCCTGGAGGCCCACGAGATCAAGGTCGCCGGGTGCATCTTCAACGACATCGAGCCGCTGGGCCTGGGCTACGGCCACCAGGACTACACCTACGCCTACCACTACAAGTACAAGTGA
- a CDS encoding oligosaccharide flippase family protein: MTPRRPGFMRSLASLAGGAAAGQIVAVLASPVVTRLYTPAEIGAFSVFSTLAMLLNSTNSLRYEMAIPMAEDEDRARHLVWLCFLLVGGFSVLLAGASWAWGPAFCGLVKVPDLVPHLWMLPLTVAAAGAYEALNFQAIRRQGFGALAQARVAQGLGMSGVQVGAGFLGAGTVGLVAGDLAGRVLSVLRLLRRDLFQGPFPWQGVRKAAKDFDRYPKYMAGASILNLAAIQVPFLLIPLYFGADMAGHYFLAYRTLFLPASFVGTAISQVFLGEAAERAREGEDLGRLTSRIFLLLAAVYLPVYIICTAGAGVLFPAVFGPRWSEAGRFAQILAPMTLLWSLARPICGMLLVRDRLKESLAFTVFELAATVGAIWAGHLSGSVERTALYVSGAGLAVSITSIGRFLHAAGVQWGPVLRVFGTLTAFSVPLGLLVAVAARTGSSLVTLGAALAGFAAVGLATFRFLRREGLL; the protein is encoded by the coding sequence ATGACGCCCCGCCGCCCCGGCTTCATGCGCAGCCTGGCCTCCCTGGCCGGGGGCGCTGCGGCGGGCCAGATCGTGGCCGTGCTGGCCTCCCCCGTCGTGACGCGCCTGTACACGCCCGCCGAGATCGGGGCCTTCAGCGTGTTCTCCACCCTGGCCATGCTGCTCAACAGCACCAACTCGCTGCGCTACGAGATGGCGATCCCCATGGCCGAGGACGAGGACCGGGCCCGGCACCTGGTCTGGCTCTGCTTCCTGCTCGTGGGGGGCTTCAGCGTCCTCCTGGCGGGCGCGTCCTGGGCCTGGGGCCCGGCCTTCTGCGGTCTCGTCAAGGTGCCGGACCTCGTGCCCCACCTGTGGATGCTCCCCCTCACCGTGGCCGCCGCGGGCGCCTACGAAGCCCTCAATTTCCAGGCCATCCGCCGCCAGGGCTTCGGGGCCCTCGCCCAGGCCCGGGTCGCCCAGGGGCTGGGCATGTCCGGCGTCCAGGTGGGCGCAGGCTTCCTGGGGGCCGGCACGGTGGGCCTGGTGGCCGGGGACCTGGCGGGGCGGGTCCTCTCCGTCCTGCGCCTCCTCCGGCGGGACCTGTTCCAGGGGCCCTTCCCCTGGCAGGGCGTCCGGAAGGCCGCCAAGGACTTCGACCGCTACCCCAAGTACATGGCCGGGGCCTCCATCCTGAACCTGGCGGCCATCCAGGTGCCCTTCCTCCTGATCCCCCTCTACTTCGGGGCGGACATGGCCGGGCACTACTTCCTGGCCTACCGGACCCTGTTCCTGCCCGCCAGCTTCGTGGGCACGGCCATCAGCCAGGTGTTCCTGGGCGAGGCGGCGGAGCGGGCCCGGGAGGGGGAGGACCTGGGGCGGCTCACCTCCCGCATCTTCCTGCTCCTCGCCGCCGTCTACCTGCCCGTCTACATCATCTGCACCGCCGGCGCCGGCGTCCTCTTCCCCGCCGTCTTCGGTCCCCGCTGGAGCGAGGCCGGCCGCTTCGCCCAGATCCTGGCCCCCATGACCCTCCTGTGGAGCCTCGCCCGGCCCATCTGCGGGATGCTCCTCGTGCGGGACCGGCTCAAGGAGAGCCTGGCCTTCACGGTCTTCGAGCTGGCGGCGACGGTGGGGGCCATCTGGGCCGGCCACCTGTCGGGATCGGTGGAGCGCACCGCCCTCTACGTCTCGGGGGCCGGCCTCGCGGTGTCCATCACCTCCATCGGGCGGTTCCTCCACGCGGCCGGGGTGCAGTGGGGCCCCGTCCTCCGGGTCTTCGGCACCCTCACGGCCTTCAGCGTGCCCCTCGGCCTGCTGGTGGCGGTGGCCGCGCGCACGGGCTCCTCCCTGGTCACCCTGGGGGCCGCGCTGGCCGGCTTCGCCGCCGTGGGCCTCGCCACGTTCCGCTTCCTTCGCCGGGAGGGCCTGCTGTGA
- a CDS encoding polysaccharide biosynthesis/export family protein yields the protein MSPALTPLAFAAAAGLLLSTACQAPGMKFNARPGDKPTRQEEGGLNVTLRRLDPEAVRTQVRPTPAATLSDLLVDAPPAYRIGPQDVLLATVWDHPEITLALGQYRTDNATGSLVDEEGRIFFPYVGQLSVKGLTTGQARAKLTAELAKVLQNPQVDLKVLAFRSQKVFVGGEVKTPASYNVTDVPFTLAEAINRAGGFTPTADDSRLTLTRGPRSWTLNFHALMTQGGLGSRVLLQDGDTLMVASNVESPIYMMGEVQKPGTLPLVHGARSLAQAISDAGGIVGASADARSIYVIRKGATDRDVDVWHLDARNPTAMMLADAFALNPRDIVYVDAGTSVRFNRVMNLILPTVQAVTNVATSAATVHYFSK from the coding sequence ATGTCCCCTGCCCTGACCCCCCTGGCCTTCGCCGCCGCCGCCGGTCTCCTGCTGTCCACCGCCTGCCAGGCACCGGGCATGAAGTTCAACGCCCGCCCCGGCGACAAGCCCACCCGCCAGGAAGAAGGGGGCCTGAACGTCACCCTCCGCCGGCTCGACCCCGAGGCGGTCCGGACCCAGGTCCGGCCCACCCCCGCCGCGACCCTGTCCGACCTGCTCGTGGACGCGCCGCCCGCCTACCGCATCGGCCCCCAGGACGTCCTCCTGGCCACCGTCTGGGATCACCCCGAGATCACCCTGGCCCTCGGCCAGTACCGCACCGACAACGCCACCGGCAGCCTCGTGGACGAGGAGGGCAGGATCTTCTTCCCCTACGTCGGCCAGCTCTCCGTGAAGGGCCTCACCACCGGCCAGGCCCGGGCCAAGCTCACCGCCGAGCTGGCCAAGGTCCTCCAGAATCCCCAGGTGGACCTCAAGGTCCTGGCCTTCCGCTCCCAGAAGGTCTTCGTGGGCGGCGAGGTCAAGACGCCGGCCTCGTACAACGTCACCGACGTGCCCTTCACCCTGGCCGAGGCCATCAACCGGGCCGGTGGCTTCACCCCCACCGCCGACGACAGCCGCCTCACCCTGACCCGCGGGCCCCGGTCCTGGACCCTCAATTTCCACGCCCTCATGACCCAGGGCGGCCTCGGCTCCCGCGTCCTCCTTCAGGACGGCGACACCCTCATGGTCGCCAGCAACGTGGAGAGCCCCATCTACATGATGGGCGAGGTGCAGAAGCCCGGCACCCTGCCCCTCGTGCACGGCGCGCGCAGCCTGGCCCAGGCCATCTCGGACGCCGGCGGCATCGTCGGGGCCTCCGCGGACGCCCGGTCCATCTACGTGATCCGCAAGGGCGCCACCGACCGGGACGTGGACGTGTGGCACCTGGACGCCCGCAATCCCACGGCCATGATGCTGGCCGACGCCTTCGCCCTGAACCCGAGGGACATCGTCTACGTCGACGCCGGCACCTCCGTGCGCTTCAACCGCGTCATGAACCTGATCCTGCCCACGGTCCAGGCGGTCACCAACGTGGCCACCTCCGCGGCCACGGTCCACTACTTCAGCAAGTGA
- a CDS encoding polysaccharide biosynthesis protein — MERSEKYDTFLQGFGSALPLLRAMAKLAMDGVLAGTAWAIASGLWFQNELRPTNLAVWVVLCCLVNTLFRIGSPLYRLTTIPDVTQVGYAIMTLMGLSFVLKYIPTLNALLGQDHSVAFGASLLTGMFWVTLRIGRRVLFESRARRLIKDTTAGRPLHRTLLVGAGRAGVLVAQELMNHKELGYRVLGFLDDDPEKLGSRINGIRVLGGTPDIPRVTAEFGITHAVLALPAAPGRKIRELIDEFQRQWVVVKTVPGIFNLLGERTWKPDIQEISIEDLLRREPVQLDHTALREALAGKKVLITGAGGSIGGELARQVAALKCGHLMLLGRGENSLWHIQRDMQAHFPEQPFSLELMDIRNRDGLRDIFERNRPDIVIHAAAHKHVPFLETHPVEGVENNIFGTLNVMEAARDFGARKVVNISTDKAVNPTNVLGATKRIAECIVLHVASGAQSGAGFMSVRFGNVLGSRGSVVPIFREQIEHGGPLTVTHEAMTRFFMTIPEASQLVLQAALFGESGKVYVLNMGEPVRIMDLATDMARLSGLTPGRDIQIDVVGLRPGEKIHEELFMDEERSQTHVHPKLMEAKPHPIGDSKLLEGLSHFRQAIKLPHEARQPRIVELLKELVPTYKPSLTGVGRYGGHVRDRRTTPLEVPPDIDRRARHRIEPVPKP, encoded by the coding sequence ATGGAACGATCAGAAAAATACGACACCTTCCTCCAGGGTTTCGGCTCCGCCCTCCCCCTGCTGCGCGCCATGGCCAAGCTGGCCATGGATGGGGTCCTGGCCGGGACGGCCTGGGCCATCGCCAGCGGGCTGTGGTTCCAGAACGAGCTGCGCCCGACGAACCTGGCGGTGTGGGTGGTGCTCTGCTGCCTGGTCAACACCCTGTTCCGCATCGGCAGCCCCCTCTACCGCCTCACCACCATCCCGGACGTGACCCAGGTCGGCTACGCGATCATGACCCTCATGGGGCTGTCCTTCGTCCTGAAGTACATCCCCACCCTGAACGCCCTGCTGGGCCAGGACCACAGCGTCGCCTTCGGGGCCTCCCTGCTCACGGGCATGTTCTGGGTCACCCTCCGCATCGGCCGCCGGGTCCTCTTCGAATCCCGCGCCCGCCGCCTCATCAAGGACACGACCGCGGGCCGTCCCCTCCACCGCACCTTGCTGGTGGGCGCCGGCCGGGCCGGAGTCCTGGTGGCCCAGGAGTTGATGAACCACAAGGAGCTCGGCTACCGCGTGCTGGGCTTCCTGGACGACGATCCGGAGAAGCTGGGTTCCCGCATCAACGGCATCCGCGTCCTGGGCGGCACCCCCGACATTCCCCGGGTCACGGCCGAGTTCGGCATCACCCACGCCGTCCTGGCCCTGCCGGCGGCCCCGGGCCGGAAGATCCGCGAGCTGATCGACGAGTTCCAGCGCCAATGGGTCGTGGTCAAGACCGTGCCCGGCATCTTCAACCTGCTGGGGGAGCGGACCTGGAAGCCGGATATCCAGGAGATCTCCATCGAGGACCTGCTCCGCCGTGAGCCCGTCCAGCTGGATCACACGGCCCTGCGGGAGGCGCTGGCCGGAAAGAAGGTCCTCATCACGGGCGCCGGCGGCTCCATCGGAGGAGAGCTGGCCCGTCAGGTCGCGGCCCTCAAGTGCGGCCACCTCATGCTGCTGGGCCGGGGGGAAAACAGCCTCTGGCACATCCAGCGGGACATGCAGGCGCATTTCCCGGAGCAGCCCTTCTCCCTCGAGCTGATGGACATCCGGAACCGGGACGGCCTCCGGGACATCTTCGAGCGGAACCGGCCGGACATCGTCATCCACGCGGCCGCCCACAAGCACGTGCCCTTCCTGGAGACCCACCCGGTGGAGGGCGTGGAGAACAACATCTTCGGCACCCTCAACGTGATGGAGGCGGCCCGCGACTTCGGCGCCCGGAAGGTGGTGAACATCTCCACCGACAAGGCCGTCAACCCCACCAACGTGCTGGGCGCCACCAAGCGCATCGCCGAGTGCATCGTCCTCCACGTGGCCTCCGGCGCCCAGTCCGGCGCCGGTTTCATGAGCGTCCGCTTCGGCAACGTGCTGGGCTCCCGCGGCAGCGTGGTCCCCATCTTCCGGGAACAGATCGAGCACGGCGGGCCCCTCACCGTCACCCACGAGGCCATGACCCGGTTCTTCATGACCATCCCCGAGGCCAGCCAGCTGGTGCTCCAGGCGGCCCTCTTCGGGGAGTCCGGCAAGGTGTATGTCCTGAACATGGGCGAACCGGTGCGCATCATGGACCTGGCCACGGACATGGCCCGTCTGTCGGGCCTCACTCCCGGCCGGGACATCCAGATTGATGTGGTGGGCCTCCGCCCCGGTGAGAAGATTCACGAAGAGTTGTTCATGGATGAAGAGCGTTCCCAGACCCATGTCCATCCCAAGCTGATGGAGGCCAAGCCCCACCCCATCGGGGACAGCAAGCTGCTGGAAGGGCTAAGCCACTTCCGCCAGGCCATCAAGCTGCCCCACGAAGCCCGCCAGCCGCGCATCGTGGAACTCCTGAAGGAGCTGGTGCCCACCTACAAGCCCTCCCTCACCGGCGTGGGGCGCTACGGCGGCCATGTGCGCGACCGCCGGACGACCCCGCTCGAGGTGCCGCCGGACATCGACCGCCGCGCCCGCCACCGCATCGAACCCGTTCCCAAACCCTGA
- a CDS encoding C25 family cysteine peptidase, with protein sequence MIHSRSWIARTACALAPLALTLACGGGGGGGGQQETPGTLRTTRLEVTAGGLVRLPYATLAAAGLAEGSLRVAGLRLTAQGRTLPLATSHGDGATFAAGDALEFHAPVMDTAYTGTNVFWLSQAAGAAQATRGAAPGTGAAATVLEDVLHVEENHTLWGLTPGIPDADPWFWAKLTAPAAKDIPFTLPGLDESSIPSRLTVRIAGKSATGLSPDHHVQVTLNGTRVGDLTWTGTAVSAQELAVPAGVLAAGTNTLSLVLPGDTGASVDQVLLDAFEVRYGRPLAAVGGRLAFTLPAGASGPVRITGFPSADLRLLDVTDPAAPVALTGFTKVQDGATWTLTFQDASAATARACLAVAATSALAPAKVEGRTLGALRAATNGADWILVTPRAFLAAAEPLRAFRQAQGLRAVTVAVEDIYDEFGAGLPTPEAIKAFLAFARTGWVQPAPAYVLLLGDATYDYRDRMGTGKASQVPCHLSVTAQLGLTPDDNWYAALDGASELPVMRIGRLPAASAAQAAQIVAKLLAYEQGAAPPARALLVADNLDLAFEAMAGQAMNLIPGTVTKQRIDLDTYADYGLASADLVAAFNQGLCLTYYSGHGDVADWAGEMVLNNAKVPLLTNAGQLPFSVMLNCLNGWFAMPGSYSLAETLVASPAGGSVGAFASSGLSYTWEQALLQGRLLPLLFRADRPTLGEACTLARIQAYQDGASLDLVRTFTLIGDPALRPKLPQ encoded by the coding sequence ATGATCCATTCCCGGTCCTGGATCGCCCGAACCGCGTGCGCGCTGGCGCCGCTGGCCCTGACCCTGGCCTGCGGAGGCGGCGGCGGAGGCGGCGGGCAGCAGGAGACGCCGGGCACCCTCCGCACCACGCGCCTGGAGGTGACCGCGGGGGGCCTCGTGCGGCTGCCCTACGCCACCCTGGCCGCCGCTGGCCTGGCCGAAGGAAGCCTGCGGGTCGCGGGGCTGCGCCTGACCGCCCAGGGCCGGACCCTGCCCCTGGCCACCAGCCACGGGGATGGGGCCACGTTCGCGGCCGGCGACGCCCTGGAATTCCACGCGCCGGTCATGGACACGGCCTACACCGGCACCAACGTCTTCTGGCTCTCCCAGGCCGCGGGCGCCGCCCAGGCCACCCGCGGCGCCGCCCCGGGAACGGGCGCGGCCGCCACCGTCCTGGAGGACGTCCTCCACGTGGAGGAGAACCACACCCTGTGGGGCCTGACGCCGGGCATCCCGGACGCCGATCCCTGGTTCTGGGCCAAGCTTACGGCCCCGGCCGCCAAGGACATCCCCTTCACCCTGCCGGGCCTGGACGAGTCGTCCATCCCCTCCCGGCTCACGGTGCGCATCGCCGGCAAGAGCGCCACGGGCCTCTCCCCCGATCACCACGTGCAGGTGACCCTCAACGGGACCCGGGTCGGGGACCTGACCTGGACGGGCACCGCCGTCTCCGCCCAGGAGCTGGCCGTGCCCGCCGGGGTCCTGGCGGCGGGGACCAACACCCTGAGCCTGGTCCTGCCCGGGGATACCGGCGCCTCCGTGGACCAGGTGCTCCTGGACGCCTTCGAGGTGCGGTACGGCCGGCCCCTGGCGGCCGTGGGCGGGCGCCTCGCCTTCACCCTGCCGGCGGGCGCCTCCGGACCCGTCCGCATCACCGGATTCCCCTCCGCGGACCTGCGCCTGCTGGACGTGACCGACCCCGCGGCCCCCGTCGCCCTGACGGGCTTCACCAAGGTGCAGGACGGCGCCACCTGGACCCTCACCTTCCAGGACGCCTCCGCCGCCACCGCCCGCGCCTGCCTCGCCGTGGCGGCCACCTCGGCCCTGGCGCCGGCCAAGGTGGAGGGGCGAACCCTGGGGGCCCTGCGGGCCGCCACCAACGGCGCGGACTGGATCCTGGTGACGCCCCGGGCCTTCCTGGCCGCCGCGGAGCCGCTGCGGGCCTTCCGCCAGGCCCAGGGCCTCCGGGCCGTCACCGTGGCCGTGGAGGACATCTACGACGAGTTCGGGGCGGGCCTCCCCACCCCCGAGGCCATCAAGGCCTTCCTGGCCTTCGCCCGCACCGGCTGGGTCCAGCCCGCGCCGGCCTACGTGCTCCTGCTGGGGGACGCCACCTACGACTACCGGGACCGCATGGGCACCGGCAAGGCCAGCCAGGTGCCCTGCCACCTGTCAGTCACCGCCCAGCTGGGCCTGACCCCGGACGACAACTGGTACGCCGCCCTGGACGGCGCCTCCGAACTCCCCGTGATGCGCATCGGGCGCCTGCCCGCAGCCTCCGCGGCCCAGGCCGCCCAGATCGTGGCCAAGCTCCTCGCCTACGAGCAGGGCGCCGCGCCCCCCGCCCGGGCCCTCCTGGTCGCGGACAACCTGGACCTGGCCTTCGAGGCGATGGCGGGCCAGGCGATGAACCTGATCCCCGGGACCGTGACGAAGCAGCGCATCGACCTCGACACCTACGCCGACTACGGCCTGGCCAGCGCCGACCTGGTCGCGGCCTTCAACCAGGGCCTCTGCCTCACCTACTATTCCGGGCACGGTGACGTCGCGGACTGGGCCGGGGAGATGGTCCTCAACAACGCCAAGGTGCCCCTCCTCACGAACGCGGGCCAGCTGCCCTTCTCGGTGATGCTGAACTGCCTCAACGGCTGGTTCGCCATGCCCGGCTCGTACAGCCTGGCCGAGACCCTGGTGGCCTCCCCCGCCGGGGGCTCCGTGGGCGCCTTCGCGTCCAGCGGGCTGAGCTACACCTGGGAGCAGGCCCTCCTCCAGGGCCGGCTCCTGCCCCTCCTGTTCCGCGCGGACCGCCCCACCCTGGGCGAGGCCTGCACCCTGGCGCGCATCCAGGCCTACCAGGACGGGGCCAGCCTGGACCTGGTGCGGACCTTCACCCTCATCGGGGATCCCGCCCTGCGCCCGAAGCTGCCCCAATGA
- a CDS encoding low molecular weight protein-tyrosine-phosphatase, whose protein sequence is MLPGRPSSILVLCEGNHCRSPLAEGLLRQALPGVQVASAGLACTEGWGPHPLVVQFMGNHDIDLTRFRSRAFQPAMAEAADLILVMDRDQQAWCASLAPSARDRIHLLGHWLEPARQEIEDPYRKPHDVFIMVYRTIVDAVAAWRTHLLRLPEAP, encoded by the coding sequence ATGCTCCCCGGCCGCCCTTCGAGCATCCTCGTGCTCTGCGAGGGCAATCATTGCCGGAGCCCCCTCGCCGAGGGCCTGCTGCGCCAGGCCCTGCCCGGCGTGCAGGTGGCCTCGGCGGGGCTGGCCTGCACGGAGGGCTGGGGACCCCACCCCCTGGTGGTGCAGTTCATGGGCAACCATGACATCGACCTGACCCGCTTCCGCAGCCGGGCCTTCCAGCCGGCCATGGCCGAGGCCGCCGACCTCATCCTCGTCATGGACCGGGACCAGCAGGCCTGGTGCGCCTCCCTCGCCCCCTCCGCCCGGGACCGCATCCACCTCCTGGGCCACTGGCTGGAGCCGGCGCGGCAGGAGATCGAAGATCCCTACCGCAAGCCCCATGACGTTTTTATCATGGTCTATCGAACCATTGTCGATGCTGTGGCCGCTTGGCGGACCCACCTGCTTCGCCTTCCGGAAGCCCCATGA
- a CDS encoding radical SAM/SPASM domain-containing protein, with amino-acid sequence MDQTTVEATYKPVQGTPAGAFLAYVPEGADGDAILLHPRAPKWVRVNRTARRIITRMTEPGGSAEAAAQDLAAAYGLAPEAARRDVAAVEADLVRHGFLGNSEDMEDKPRFGSLFLILTERCNLACAHCYGGYPDREEMPVARVLELIDELVAGGGTSITFSGGEPLLYPGLEQALERADPHLRIQLCTNGILMDARWAARLARLRDPLIQVSLDGPTCEIHDAVRGPHAFDGALRGIRRLQEAGLADKIVLAATIQAINKDHLMEMVHLAAGMGVSKLRFLPLRPEGTAKTTWDTTGDGMDTATYERIFDQFLNGTERLPRGLEVSCGLSGFTLNQAGGSAAGGLVCSVGRNLCVEASGEAYPCAALNRESMRLGNARTESLAAIIHGEAHARVHGIKQRRMHEIEACSRCLWRHFCQSGCMAIAENESGTVWARESICEYRQRAYARAFSSILAVPGPEA; translated from the coding sequence ATGGATCAAACGACGGTGGAAGCCACGTACAAGCCCGTCCAGGGCACGCCGGCGGGCGCCTTCCTCGCCTATGTGCCCGAAGGGGCGGACGGGGACGCGATCCTCCTCCACCCCCGCGCGCCCAAGTGGGTCCGGGTGAACCGGACCGCGCGCCGGATCATCACCCGCATGACCGAGCCGGGCGGCAGCGCGGAGGCCGCGGCCCAGGACCTGGCCGCCGCCTACGGCCTCGCGCCGGAAGCGGCCCGCCGGGACGTGGCCGCCGTGGAGGCCGACCTGGTCCGCCACGGCTTCCTGGGGAACAGCGAGGACATGGAGGACAAGCCCCGCTTCGGCTCCCTCTTCCTCATCCTCACCGAGCGCTGCAACCTGGCCTGCGCCCACTGCTACGGGGGCTACCCGGACCGGGAGGAGATGCCCGTGGCCCGGGTGCTGGAGCTCATCGACGAGCTGGTGGCCGGGGGGGGCACCTCCATCACCTTCAGCGGCGGCGAGCCCCTCCTCTACCCGGGTCTGGAGCAGGCGCTGGAACGGGCCGATCCCCACCTGCGCATCCAGCTCTGCACCAACGGCATCCTGATGGACGCGCGTTGGGCGGCGCGCTTGGCCCGCCTGCGGGATCCCCTCATCCAGGTGAGCCTGGACGGGCCCACCTGCGAGATCCACGACGCCGTGCGGGGCCCCCACGCCTTCGACGGGGCCCTGCGGGGCATCCGCCGCCTCCAGGAGGCGGGCCTGGCGGACAAGATCGTCCTGGCCGCCACCATCCAGGCCATCAACAAGGATCACCTCATGGAGATGGTGCACCTGGCCGCGGGCATGGGCGTCTCCAAGCTCCGCTTCCTGCCCCTGCGGCCGGAGGGGACGGCCAAGACCACGTGGGACACCACGGGCGACGGCATGGACACCGCCACGTACGAGCGCATCTTCGACCAGTTCCTCAACGGCACCGAGCGCCTTCCCCGGGGGCTGGAGGTGAGCTGCGGCCTCAGCGGGTTCACCCTGAACCAGGCCGGCGGCAGCGCCGCGGGCGGCCTGGTCTGCTCCGTGGGCCGCAACCTCTGCGTGGAGGCTTCGGGGGAGGCCTATCCCTGCGCCGCCCTGAACCGGGAGAGCATGCGCCTCGGCAACGCCCGCACCGAGTCCCTCGCCGCCATCATCCACGGGGAGGCCCACGCCCGGGTGCACGGCATCAAGCAGCGCCGGATGCACGAGATCGAGGCCTGCTCCCGCTGCCTGTGGCGGCACTTCTGCCAGTCCGGTTGCATGGCCATCGCGGAGAACGAATCGGGCACCGTGTGGGCCCGGGAATCCATCTGCGAGTACCGCCAGCGGGCCTACGCCCGGGCCTTCTCCTCCATCCTCGCGGTGCCGGGACCGGAGGCCTGA